In a genomic window of Neoarius graeffei isolate fNeoGra1 chromosome 13, fNeoGra1.pri, whole genome shotgun sequence:
- the LOC132896353 gene encoding protein Wnt-7a — MSRRSRRWIFRIFLCLGIIYLKIGGFSSVIALGASIICNKIPGLAPRQRIICQSRPDAIIVIGEGAQMGINECQFQFRNGRWNCSALGERTVFGKELKVGSKEAAFTYAIIAAGVAHAITAACTQGNLSECSCDKEKQGFHGRADGWKWGGCSADIRYGLGFSKVFMDAREIKQSARTLMNLHNNEVGRKVLERNMHLECKCHGVSGSCTTKTCWMTLPKFRELGYILKDKYLQAVHVEPVKASRNKRPTFLKIKKPFSYRKPMDTDLVYIEKSPSYCEPDPVTGSVGTHGRICNKTITHHSNSCDLMCCGRGYNTHQYSRVWQCNCKFLWCCYVKCNTCSERTEVYTCK, encoded by the exons ATGAGCCGCAGGTCTCGCCGCTGGATTTTCCGCATTTTCCTCTGTCTCGGAATAATTTACCTGAAGATCGG AGGGTTCTCGTCAGTGATCGCTCTGGGAGCCAGCATCATCTGCAACAAAATCCCAGGGCTCGCACCACGCCAGAGGATCATCTGCCAGAGTCGACCGGACGCCATCATCGTTATCGGAGAAGGAGCACAAATGGGCATCAACGAGTGTCAGTTTCAGTTCAGGAACGGACGGTGGAACTGTTCCGCCCTCGGCGAGAGAACTGTCTTCGGAAAAGAGCTGAAAGTGg gcagTAAAGAAGCCGCATTCACGTACGCCATCATCGCAGCGGGTGTGGCCCACGCCATCACAGCGGCGTGCACGCAGGGGAACCTGAGCGAGTGCAGCTGTGATAAGGAAAAGCAGGGGTTCCACGGCCGAGCGGACGGATGGAAGTGGGGTGGCTGCTCGGCCGATATCCGCTACGGCCTCGGCTTCTCCAAGGTGTTCATGGATGCTCGGGAGATCAAACAGAGCGCCAGGACGCTCATGAACCTGCATAACAACGAGGTGGGACGTAAG GTCCTGGAGCGGAACATGCATCTGGAGTGTAAATGTCACGGCGTGTCGGGTTCCTGCACTACCAAAACATGTTGGATGACTCTGCCGAAGTTCCGTGAGCTGGGCTACATCCTCAAGGACAAGTACCTGCAGGCGGTGCACGTGGAGCCGGTCAAAGCCAGCCGCAACAAGCGTCCCACCTTCCTGAAGATCAAGAAGCCGTTCTCTTACCGCAAACCCATGGACACGGACCTGGTGTACATTGAGAAGTCGCCGAGCTACTGCGAGCCGGACCCTGTGACGGGCAGCGTGGGGACGCACGGGCGGATCTGCAACAAGACGATCACGCACCACTCCAACAGCTGCGACCTGATGTGCTGTGGGCGGGGCTACAACACGCACCAGTACTCGCGAGTGTGGCAGTGCAACTGCAAGTTCCTGTGGTGCTGCTACGTCAAGTGCAACACCTGCAGCGAGAGGACAGAGGTGTACACGTGCAAGTGA